The genomic segment ACCGAACTGTCTCACGACGTTCTAAACCCAGCTCGCGTACCGCTTTAATGGGCGAACAGCCCAACCCTTGGGACCTACTCCAGCCCCAGGATGCGACGAGCCGACATCGAGGTGCCAAACCATCCCGTCGATATGGACTCTTGGGGAAGATCAGCCTGTTATCCCCGGGGTACCTTTTATCCGATGAGCGACACCGCTTCCACTCGCAAGTGCCGGATCACTAGTCCCGACTTTCGTCCCTGCTCGACCCGTCAGTCTCACAGTCAAGCCCGCTTCTACACTTACACTCACCACCTGATTGCCAACCAGGCTGAGCGGACCTTTGGGCGCCTCCGTTACCCTTTAGGAGGCAACCGCCCCAGTTAAACTACCCACCAGGCACTGTCCCTGAACCAGATCATGGCCCGAGGTTAGACATCCAGTACGACCAGAGTGGTATTTCAAGATTGCCTCCGCCCCAACTAGCGTCGAGGACTCAACGGCTCCCACCTATCCTACACAAGCCGAACCGAACACCAATACCAAGCTATAGTAAAGGTCCCGGGGTCTTTCCGTCCTGCCGCGCGTAACGAGCATCTTTACTCGTAATGCAATTTCGCCGGGCCTGTGGTTGAGACAGCGGGAAAGTCGTTACGCCATTCGTGCAGGTCGGAACTTACCCGACAAGGAATTTCGCTACCTTAGGATGGTTATAGTTACCACCGCCGTTTACTGGCGCTTAAGTTCTCAGCTTCGCCACGCCGAAACGCAACTAACCGGTCCCCTTAACGTTCCAGCACCGGGCAGGCGTCAGTCCGTATACATCGTCTTACAACTTCGCACGGACCTGTGTTTTTAGTAAACAGTCGCTTTCCCCTGGTCTCTGCGGCCATACCACGCTCCCACCGCAAGGGTGTTCACGCGTCCGGCCCCCTTCTCCCAAAGTTACGGGGGCAATTTGCCGAGTTCCTTAACCACAGTTCACCCGAACGCCTCGGTATTCTCTACCTGTCCACCTGTGTCGGTTTAGGGTACGGGCCGCTCGAAGCTCGCTAGAGGCTTTTCTCGGTAGCATGGGATCACTGACTTCACCAAAATCGGCTCGGCTTCACGTCTCAGGCACATGCGATGCGGATTTACCTACACCACGCCCTACACGCTTACCCCGGCACAACCACCGGCCGGGCTCAGCTACCCTCCTACGTCACCCCATCGCTTGACTACTCCCAACCAGGATCCCCGATCCACCAGCCTCGATCCGAAGACCTCAACCAACATCACGGGTTAGCACAGAAAGTTTCATCAGGGACGCTTCTACGCGGGTACGGGAATATCAACCCGTTATCCATCGACTACGCCTCACGGCCTCGCCTTAGGCCCCGACTTACCCAGGGCAGAAAAGCTTGACCCTGGAACCCTTGGACATCCGGCGGCAGGGTTTCTCACCCTGCTATCGCTACTCATGCCTGCATTCTCACTCGCACCACGTCCACAACTCGGTCACCCGGCTGCTTCACCCGTGGCACGACGCTCCCCTACCCATCCACACACCTAGACCCAACCCACAAAGAGTCGAGCCAGATACACATGTGAATGCCACAGCTTCGGCGGTGTGCTTGAGCCCCGCTACATTGTCGGCGCGGAATCACTTGACCAGTGAGCTATTACGCACTCTTTCAAGGATGGCTGCTTCTAAGCCAACCTCCTGGTTGTCTCGGCAACCCCACATCCTTTTCCACTTAGCACACGCTTAGGGGCCTTAGCTGGTGATCTGGGCTGTTTCCCTCTCGACGACGAAGCTTATCCCCCGCCGTCTCACTGCCGCGCTCTCACTTACCGGCATTCGGAGTTTGGCTGACTTCAGTAAGCTGGTAAGCCCCCTAGGCCATCCAGTGCTCTACCTCCGGCAAGAAACACGCGACGCTGCACCTATATGCATTTCGGGGAGAACCAGCTATCACGGAGTTTGATTGGCCTTTCACCCCTACCCACAGGTCATCCCCCAGGTTTTCAACCCTGGTGGGTTCGGCCCTCCACACGGTCTTACCCGCGCTTCAGCCTGCCCATGGGTAGATCACCCCGCTTCGGGTCTAGGACACGCGACTCAACGCCCTTATCGGACTCGCTTTCGCTACGGCTCCCCCACACAGGTTAACCTCGCCACGCACCACTAACTCGCAGGCTCATTCTTCAAAAGGCACGCCATCACCACACCCAACGGTGCAGCCCTGACGGATTGTAGGCACATGGTTTCAGGTACTCTTTCACTCCCCTCCCGGGGTACTTTTCACCTTTCCCTCACGGTACTAGTCCGCTATCGGTCACCAGGGAGTATTTAGCCTTACCAGGTGGTCCTGGCAGATTCACGGCAGATTTCCGGGGTCCGCCGCTACTCGGGAACTCACATAGACAGGCCGCGCACTTTCGCCTACAGGACTCTCACCCTCTACGGCAGGCCTTTCCAGACCCTTCAGCTAGCACACGACTTTCTCACTGCCCGACCCCCCAGCGGGAGGATCACAGCAAGCCCCACAACCCCGAACACACAACGCCCGCCGGCTATCACATGCGCTCGGTTTAGGCTCATCCGCTTTCGCTCGCCACTACTCACGGAATCACTATTGTTTTCTCTTCCTACGGGTACTGAGATGTTTCACTTCCCCGCGTTACCTCCACACGCCCTATATATTCAAGCGCGGGTAACACCACATGACTGGTGCTGGGTTCCCCCATTCGGAAATCCTGGGATCACAGCTCGGTTGACAACTCCCCCAGGCATATCGCAGCCTCCCACGTCCTTCATCGGCTCCTGGTGCCAAGGCATCCACCATGCGCCCTTAAACACTTGACCACAAAGATGCTCGCGTCCACTGTGTAGTTCTCAAACAACGGGCAGAAACCCCACACACCACACCAACACCAAACCCCCCAACAACACCAGACAACCCGGCACCATCAGAAGCGGTATATTGGCCATGCAGGACCTGCAACCAACCCGAAAAAACAAACAACAGTTTGTTCCTTCAGGACCCAACAGGGTGTCGACCATCCCAGCCGCATCCACGCCCCTTCCTGAACCACCCACCCACAGGCAGATGACAGTACTAACCACGCGAACCGTCGCCAGAACAGAACTAGCCAGCACTCCACCACTGAGCAACCAACAGAAGACATCCGCTCCTGCCTGGCCCTGGACAACCTTTCAGCTGCCAGACGCTCCTTAGAAAGGAGGTGATCCAGCCGCACCTTCCGGTACGGCTACCTTGTTACGACTTCGTCCCAATCGCCAGTCCCACCTTCGACAGCTCCCTCCCACAAGGGGTTAGGCCACCGGCTTCGGGTGTTACCGACTTTCGTGACGTGACGGGCGGTGTGTACAAGGCCCGGGAACGTATTCACCGCAGCGTTGCTGATCTGCGATTACTAGCGACTCCGACTTCATGCAGTCGAGTTGCAGACTGCAATCCGAACTGAGACCGGCTTTAAGGGATTCGCTCCACCTCGCGGTATCGCAGCCCTCTGTACCGGCCATTGTAGCATGCGTGAAGCCCTGGACTTAAGGGGCATGATGACTTGACGTCATCCCCACCTTCCTCCGAGTTGACCCCGGCAGTCTCCGATGAGTCCCCGGCATAACCCGCTGGTAACATCGGACAAGGGTTGCGCTCGTTGCGGGACTTAACCCAACATCTCACGACACGAGCTGACGACAGCCATGCACCACCTGTCACCGGCCCCGAAGGACCCCACATCTCTGCAGGATTTCCGGCGATGTCAAACCCAGGTAAGGTTCTTCGCGTCGCATCGAATTAATCCGCATGCTCCGCCGCTTGTGCGGGCCCCCGTCAATTCCTTTGAGTTTTAGCCTTGCGGCCGTACTCCCCAGGCGGGGCGCTTAATGCGTTAGCTACGGCACGGAAACCGTGGAGTGGTCCCCACACCTAGCGCCCAACGTTTACGGCATGGACTACCAGGGTATCTAATCCTGTTCGCTCCCCATGCTTTCGCTCCTCAGCGTCAGAACAGGTCCAGAGAGCCGCCTTCGCCACCGGTGTTCTTCCTGATATCTGCGCATTTCACCGCTACACCAGGAGTTCCACTCTCCCCTACCTGCCTCTAGCCCGCCCGTATCGGCTGCACGCCCACAGTTAAGCTGCAGGTTTTCACAACCGACGCGACAAGCCACCTACGAGCTCTTTACGCCCAATAAATCCGGACAACGCTCGCCCCCTACGTCTTACCGCGGCTGCTGGCACGTAGTTAGCCGGAGCTTCTTCTGCAGGTACCGTCACTTTCGCTTCGTCCCTGCTGAAAGAGGTTTACAACCCGAAGGCCGTCATCCCCCACGCGGCGTCGCTGCGTCAGGCTTCCGCCCATTGCGCAATATTCCCCACTGCTGCCTCCCGTAGGAGTCTGGGCCGTGTCTCAGTCCCAGTGTGGCCGGTCGCCCTCTCAGGCCGGCTACCCGTCGTCGCCTTGGTAGGCCACTACCCCACCAACAAGCTGATAGGCCGCGAGTCCATCCCCAGCCGGTAAACCCTTTCCACATCATCCCATGCGAGACGACATGAATACCCGGTATTAGCCCCGGTTTCCCGGGGTTATCCCGAAGCTGAAGGCAGGTTACTCACGTGTTACTCACCCGTTCGCCGCTCGAGTACCCCCGAAAGGGCCTTTCCGCTCGACTTGCATGTGTTAAGCACGCCGCCAGCGTTCGTCCTGAGCCAGGATCAAACTCTCCACCAAAAACTTGAAGAAAATCCCAGCAACACACCCAACCCCTCCACCAACGAAGGAGCCAGGCGAACTGCATCAAAGGAACCCCACCACAACCAACCAACGGTCAGCCATGGCAACGGGGCAAAACATAATGCACTGGCTTTTCAACACCCTGTTGAGTTCTCAAGAAACAAACGCACACCTACGACGACCACTAAGTGGCAACCACAGGGGCTTGTTCCCATGTGCCCGCAAGAAACCCACCGCTCGAGGCGGCCTCGTTGTCTCTTGGGCCTCCCCAGACTAGCGCTCCCATTTCTGGGCTCTCATCCGGGGGTCGCAGACCGGCCTTCCGGGTCTCGCGCAAGATCAAGATCTCGCACGTCGACCGGCTCGTCCGGCTTCCTGCGGTGTTCCAGAGTACATGGTCGGTCTCGCAGATGCAAACCCGGCTTCCCGGTGATGCTCCTGCACCGCCCGACGATCTTGTCTTTCGACCTGATCGTCGCCCCGGGCCGGCCACCGGCCGCTTTCGCGTCCGGCCCTGTCCGTGTTCCCCGCGGGCAAGAAGTAAGTTACGCGACCCATGATCGCCGCGTCAAACCGGGGGGCGGTGTCCCCGCTCACACGAGGCGCCGTCCGTCCACACCAGACGGACGGCGCCACCCCGGCCGGCACACCTCAGCTGGTCAACTGCACCCCGGCGACCGTTCGCTTGCCCCGACGCAGTACCAGGAAACGGTTGTACAGCAACCGATCCGGCCCCGGAACAGCTTCTGCGTCCGCGACCCGCTCGTTGTTGACGTAGGCGCCGCCCTCGGCCACCGCGCGGCGCGCCTCGGACAGGCTCGCGCACAGCCCGGACTGCTTGAACAAGGTGGCCACGCTCGGCAACTCCGCGACCTCCAGCAGTCCGGCCTCGCGCAACGCGGCGTCCACAGTGGACTCGTCCAGCCCGTCGAGCTGGCCGCGGCCGAACAGCGCCTGGCTCGCGGCGACGACCTGGGCGGTCTCGTGCGCACCGTGCACCAGCGTGGTCAGCTCCTCCGCCAGGGCGCGCTGGCCGGCCCGAGCCGCCGGGCGCGCCGTGCCGGCGGCGATCAGCTCCTCGATCTCGTCGTGCGAGCGGAAGCTGAAACACCGCAGGTACCGGCCGACGTCGGCGTCGGCGGTGTTGAACCAGAACTGGTAGAACGCGTACGGGCTGGTCATCGCCGGATCCAGCCAGACCGACTGGCCGTCCGCGGTCTTGCCGAACTTGGTGCCGTCGGCGCGGGTGATCAGCGGAGTGGTGAAGGCCTGGACCGCCGCGCCCTGGCGACGGCAGTAGTCCACCCCGGCGGTGATGTTGCCCCACTGGTCGGAACCGCCGAACTGCACCGTGCAGCCGTACCGGCGGTGCAGCTGGAAGAAGTCGTTGGACTGCAGCAGCTGGTAGCTGAACTCGGTGAAGCTGATGCCACCGGCCGCCAGCCGGGCCCGGACGATCTCCCGGGAGAGCATCTGGTTGACCGGGAAGTGCTTGCCCACGTCGCGCAGGAACTCCACCACCGACATCTCGGCGGTCCAGTCGAGGTTGTTGACGGCGCGGGCGGCGAGATCCCCGGAGAACGTGACGAACGGGGCAAGCTGGTCCTGCAACCGGCGCACCCAGCCGGCAACCACCTCCGGCGCGTTGAGGGTGCGCTCGCCCGCGTCCTTCGGGTCGCCGATCAGTCCGGTCGCGCCGCCGACGAGCACCAGCGGCCGGTGGCCGGCCTGCTGCAGGCGCCGCGCGGTCAGGATCTGCACCAGGTGGCCGATGTGCAGGCTCGGTCCGGTGGGGTCGAACCCGACATAGAACGTCACCGGCCCGTTGGCCAGATGCTTGGCCAGCTCGTCCGGGTCGGTGCTGTCCTTGATGAGACCTCTCCACTGGAGGTCGGCAACGATGTCGGTCACGGTGGTGATTGTTCCGCATCCCGCGCGGGGCCGGCCAGCTAGTTCGCCCGCTCGGTCAGCGCGGTACGGACAGGGCCAGGCGGCCGAGCCCGGCGCCGCCGTGGCCGGCCGCGACGGCCCGGTCGACCAGCGCGCGCACCGCGTCGAGCGCACCGGTGTCCAGCTCGTGCGCCCGGGCCGTCTCGGCGACGTGCCGGATCGTCGCCGCGGCGGAGCCGATGGTGGACACCTCGCCGGGGAACTCCCCCGCCTGCAGTTGCCGGGCCGCCCGGTCGATCATCTCGGGCAGCAGGCCGCCGATGCCACGCGCGTACGGGGCGAGGTCGGTCGGCGCGATCCGCTCCGCGCGGGCCAGCGCGAACGAGTGCGCGACGCCGTGCACCGCGGTCGCGAACAGGTCCAGCAGCGCCATCTCGTACGCCGCGGCCCGGCCCGGGTCGGCATCCAGGTACGCCGGGCGGCCACCCAGCGCGGCCAGGGTCGGTCGGTGTACCGCGAAGCTCTCCTCGGGTCCGCTGTAGAGCACGGTGCCGGCGGCGGTGCCGATCGTCGGGGTCGGGGTGAGGATCGCGCCGTCCAGGTAGCCGAGGCGCTGCGCACCGGCCCAGGCGGCGAGGGCGCGCGCCTCGTCCGGGCGTCCCGAGCCGAGATTGGCGAGCGTACGGCCGGTCCAGTCGGCGCCGGTGCCGGTGAGCACCGTGCGGAGCGCGGCGTAGTCGCGTACGCAGGCGACGACCAGCGGGGACGCGGCGACCGCGGCAGCGGCGGTGTCCGCCGGAGTGGCGCCCCGCTCGGCCAGAGCGGCGGTACGGCCGGGGGTGCGATTCCAGATCGTGGTGCGGTGCCCGGCGGCGAGGAACGCCGCGGCGAGCGCGGTACCCATCGGGCCGAGTCCGAGCACGGTGACCTGCGAGGTGGTGGTTTCTGTCATGGCGCGACGCTAAGGGTTGACGTTGACGTGAAGGTCAAGAGTTGGTCGACTGGCTCACATGGAGATCGGAGACCTCGCCGCGCGCACCGGCGTGAGCCGGCGCGCCCTGCGGTACTACGAACAGCAGGGGCTGCTCACCCCGGCGCGACGACCGAACGGATACCGCGACTATCCCGAGGCCGCGGAGCGCACCGTGCGCCAGATCCAGGTCCTGCTGGCCGCGGGACTGGGTACCGCGGTGATCGCGGAGATCCTGCCGTGCCTCGCCGACCCGGCCGTCGTACGGGTACCGGTCTGCCCGGAGCTGCTCGACGGCCTCGGCGCCGAGCGGGACCGCATCACCGCCTCGGTGCGCCGGCTGGTCGCGGCGCGGGACCTTCTCGACAGCCTGATCGCCGACCGGGATCGGCCGTTCGCCACGTCCCTGGCCGAACTCGATGCGGCCGGTGCCGGTGCCTGACCGCGCCCCGGGGGTCAGCGGCGCCGGGGCACGTGCCGGCGGTACGGGCTGACGGTCCGGTCGCCGGTGATCCAGAAGCGCCACGGCACGTCGTGTGCCGCCGCCACCCCGACCCGGGGCCGGCAGAGACCGCCTCCGGCAGTACCGGAGCGGTCGGCGGCGTCAGGTGCAGCGGGCCAGTCCCGTCGATCACCGAGGTTCCGTTGACCTCGGCGCCGACCGCGAGGGCGCGCCCCAGCCGGGCCGGGCCGCGGGCCAGGTCCCGGTCGGCGGCGCCGGGACGGCGTTCGCGGGCCAGCTCGATGCCGTCGATCACCTCGCCGGCGCGCAGCAGCACCGCGGCCGCCTCGCCGGAGCGGCCGCAGACGATGTTGAAGCACCAGTGCACGCCGAACACGAAGTACGCGTAGGCGTACCCGGCCGGG from the Actinocatenispora thailandica genome contains:
- the tyrS gene encoding tyrosine--tRNA ligase; the encoded protein is MTDIVADLQWRGLIKDSTDPDELAKHLANGPVTFYVGFDPTGPSLHIGHLVQILTARRLQQAGHRPLVLVGGATGLIGDPKDAGERTLNAPEVVAGWVRRLQDQLAPFVTFSGDLAARAVNNLDWTAEMSVVEFLRDVGKHFPVNQMLSREIVRARLAAGGISFTEFSYQLLQSNDFFQLHRRYGCTVQFGGSDQWGNITAGVDYCRRQGAAVQAFTTPLITRADGTKFGKTADGQSVWLDPAMTSPYAFYQFWFNTADADVGRYLRCFSFRSHDEIEELIAAGTARPAARAGQRALAEELTTLVHGAHETAQVVAASQALFGRGQLDGLDESTVDAALREAGLLEVAELPSVATLFKQSGLCASLSEARRAVAEGGAYVNNERVADAEAVPGPDRLLYNRFLVLRRGKRTVAGVQLTS
- a CDS encoding NAD(P)-binding domain-containing protein yields the protein MTETTTSQVTVLGLGPMGTALAAAFLAAGHRTTIWNRTPGRTAALAERGATPADTAAAAVAASPLVVACVRDYAALRTVLTGTGADWTGRTLANLGSGRPDEARALAAWAGAQRLGYLDGAILTPTPTIGTAAGTVLYSGPEESFAVHRPTLAALGGRPAYLDADPGRAAAYEMALLDLFATAVHGVAHSFALARAERIAPTDLAPYARGIGGLLPEMIDRAARQLQAGEFPGEVSTIGSAAATIRHVAETARAHELDTGALDAVRALVDRAVAAGHGGAGLGRLALSVPR
- a CDS encoding MerR family transcriptional regulator, translated to MEIGDLAARTGVSRRALRYYEQQGLLTPARRPNGYRDYPEAAERTVRQIQVLLAAGLGTAVIAEILPCLADPAVVRVPVCPELLDGLGAERDRITASVRRLVAARDLLDSLIADRDRPFATSLAELDAAGAGA